Proteins found in one Limanda limanda chromosome 18, fLimLim1.1, whole genome shotgun sequence genomic segment:
- the slc35f1 gene encoding solute carrier family 35 member F1 isoform X2, producing MISVVSTVESVPRGTGTPAPSLYQRIRNVLTRDLLVTLAMGQVLSLLICAISLTSKYLADDFHANTPVFQSFLNYILLFLVYTTTLAVRQGEGNLLAILKQRWWKYMILGLVDIEANYLVLKAYQYTTLSSVQLLDGFVIPVVLLLSCFFLLVRYKAAHFVGAGLCLLGIGCMVGADILLGRQQGLGEQKLFGDLLVLGGATLYGISNICEEFIVKNLSRVEFLGMMGLFGSFFSGIQLAIMEHKELLKFSGLYLLSFFVIILGLVFYASSSTYVVQDPRVYKQFRNTGSQLANDPPQLRPGVPEPSVTYTSLGPEQGDELPVRVA from the exons ATGATTTCTGTTGTTTCCACGGTGGAGAGCGTTCCCAGAGGTACAGGCACCCCGGCGCCCAGTCTCTACCAGCGGATCAGGAATGTCTTAACCAG AGACCTCCTGGTGACCCTGGCTATGGGCCAGGTCTTGTCCTTGTTAATCTGTGCTATTAGTCTGACCAGCAAGTACCTGGCTGATGACTTCCACGCTAACACACCAGTGTTCCAGAGCTTTCTCAACTACATCCTGCTGTTTTTGGTCTACACCACAACACTGGCAGTCCGGCAAG GTGAAGGCAACTTGCTGGCCATTCTGAAGCAACGCTGGTGGAAATACATGATTCTGGGTTTGGTAGACATCGAGGCCAACTATCTGGTCCTGAAGGCTTACCAGTACACTACACTCTCCAGTGTACAG TTGTTAGACGGTTTTGTCATCCCGGTGGTCCTGCTGCtgtcctgtttttttctcttggtGAGGTACAAGGCAGCCCACTTTGTTGGGGCAGGGCTGTGCCTCTTGGGTATCGGCTGCATGGTCGGAGCTGATATCCTACTTGGTCGGCAGCAAGGCCTCG GCGAACAGAAGCTATTTGGGGATCTTTTGGTTCTGGGAGGAGCAACACTGTATGGGATCTCCAACATCTGTGAGGAATTCATTGTGAAGAACCTGAGCCGTGTGGAGTTCCTCGGGATGATGGGACTCTTCGGATCCTTCTTTAGCGGCATCCAACT GGCGATCATGGAACACAAGGAGTTGCTGAAG TTCTCTGGCCTCTACCTGTTGTCATTTTTCGTCATTATCTTGGGCTTGGTCTTTTACGCCTCCTCATCTACCTATGTGGTCCAGGATCCACGAGTCTACAAGCAGTTCAGGAACACAGGCAGCCAGTTGGCCAACGACCCACCCCAACTTAGGCCTGGAGTACCAGAACCTTCTGTCACCTACACCAGCCTGGGCCCCGAGCAGGGTGATGAGCTTCCTGTACGTGTAGCCTAA
- the slc35f1 gene encoding solute carrier family 35 member F1 isoform X1 translates to MISVVSTVESVPRGTGTPAPSLYQRIRNVLTRDLLVTLAMGQVLSLLICAISLTSKYLADDFHANTPVFQSFLNYILLFLVYTTTLAVRQGEGNLLAILKQRWWKYMILGLVDIEANYLVLKAYQYTTLSSVQLLDGFVIPVVLLLSCFFLLVRYKAAHFVGAGLCLLGIGCMVGADILLGRQQGLGEQKLFGDLLVLGGATLYGISNICEEFIVKNLSRVEFLGMMGLFGSFFSGIQLAIMEHKELLKVSWDWQIGLLYVGFSGFMFGLYSFMPVVIKRTSATSVNLSLLTSDLYSLFCGIFLFHYKFSGLYLLSFFVIILGLVFYASSSTYVVQDPRVYKQFRNTGSQLANDPPQLRPGVPEPSVTYTSLGPEQGDELPVRVA, encoded by the exons ATGATTTCTGTTGTTTCCACGGTGGAGAGCGTTCCCAGAGGTACAGGCACCCCGGCGCCCAGTCTCTACCAGCGGATCAGGAATGTCTTAACCAG AGACCTCCTGGTGACCCTGGCTATGGGCCAGGTCTTGTCCTTGTTAATCTGTGCTATTAGTCTGACCAGCAAGTACCTGGCTGATGACTTCCACGCTAACACACCAGTGTTCCAGAGCTTTCTCAACTACATCCTGCTGTTTTTGGTCTACACCACAACACTGGCAGTCCGGCAAG GTGAAGGCAACTTGCTGGCCATTCTGAAGCAACGCTGGTGGAAATACATGATTCTGGGTTTGGTAGACATCGAGGCCAACTATCTGGTCCTGAAGGCTTACCAGTACACTACACTCTCCAGTGTACAG TTGTTAGACGGTTTTGTCATCCCGGTGGTCCTGCTGCtgtcctgtttttttctcttggtGAGGTACAAGGCAGCCCACTTTGTTGGGGCAGGGCTGTGCCTCTTGGGTATCGGCTGCATGGTCGGAGCTGATATCCTACTTGGTCGGCAGCAAGGCCTCG GCGAACAGAAGCTATTTGGGGATCTTTTGGTTCTGGGAGGAGCAACACTGTATGGGATCTCCAACATCTGTGAGGAATTCATTGTGAAGAACCTGAGCCGTGTGGAGTTCCTCGGGATGATGGGACTCTTCGGATCCTTCTTTAGCGGCATCCAACT GGCGATCATGGAACACAAGGAGTTGCTGAAGGTATCCTGGGACTGGCAGATAG gTCTTCTCTACGTTGGTTTCAGTGGCTTCATGTTTGGCCTGTACAGCTTCATGCCAGTGGTGATAAAGAGGACGAGTGCCACCTCAGTCaatctctctctgctcacatctgACCTATACAGCCTCTTTTGTGGTATCTTCCTCTTTCACTACAAG TTCTCTGGCCTCTACCTGTTGTCATTTTTCGTCATTATCTTGGGCTTGGTCTTTTACGCCTCCTCATCTACCTATGTGGTCCAGGATCCACGAGTCTACAAGCAGTTCAGGAACACAGGCAGCCAGTTGGCCAACGACCCACCCCAACTTAGGCCTGGAGTACCAGAACCTTCTGTCACCTACACCAGCCTGGGCCCCGAGCAGGGTGATGAGCTTCCTGTACGTGTAGCCTAA
- the nus1 gene encoding dehydrodolichyl diphosphate synthase complex subunit nus1, with translation MALLYGLLWRFLLVLVHVNRALVSWIRVRLRSWKGRLWERAMTALLLPVALAGFPDHQKKLNRNPGANANPVTGNYAVSRRSRCLSDGRSLEKLPVHIGLLVAEEEPSYTDIANLVVWCMAVGISNVSVYDNHGILQKNNSRLLEEIVRKQQDFLGGDGSKYNVEFLSNGTDKHQHHVVSCRPTVKVLSPEDGKQRIVKVAQQLCRSVENKERSSRDISVSMLDMMLRESKNIPEPELVVKFGPVESTLGFLPWHIRLTEFISLPSHRNVSYEDLLGALQRYCDCQQRLGQ, from the exons ATGGCGCTGCTGTACGGCCTGTTATGGCGGTTCTTGCTGGTGCTGGTCCACGTCAACAGAGCCCTCGTCTCCTGGATCCGTGTCCGGCTTCGGAGCTGGAAGGGCCGACTGTGGGAGCGGGCTATGACCGCGCTACTGCTGCCGGTAGCCCTGGCTGGCTTCCCGGACCACCAGAAGAAGTTAAATCGCAACCCCGGTGCTAACGCTAACCCGGTAACTGGAAACTACGCTGTCAGTCGCCGGTCCCGGTGTCTGTCCGATGGCAGGTCCTTGGAGAAGCTGCCGGTCCACATCGGCCTGTTGGTAGCCGAAGAGGAGCCCAGCTACACGGACATAGCTAACCTGGTGGTGTGGTGTATGGCCGTTGGTATTTCTAATGTCAGCGTCTATGACAATCACG GTATTCTTCAAAAGAATAATTCTCGTCTGCTGGAGGAGATAGTGAGGAAGCAGCAGGATTTTCTGGGTGGAGATGGATCCAAATACAATGTGGAGTTCCTGAGCAATGGTACTGACAAACACCAACATCATG tGGTGTCCTGCAGGCCTACTGTGAAGGTGTTGTCGCCAGAGGATGGGAAGCAGAGGATCGTCAAAGTAGCGCAGCAGCTCTGTCGCTCTGTGGAGAACAAAGAGAGGAGCTCCAGAGACATCAGCGTCAGCATGCTGGACATGATGCTCAGAG AGTCAAAGAATATTCCAGAACCTGAGCTGGTGGTGAAGTTTGGTCCAGTGGAGAGCACACTGGGCTTCCTCCCCTGGCACATCAGACTCACTGAATTCAT CTCCCTGCCCTCTCACAGAAATGTGTCCTATGAGGACTTGTTGGGTGCCCTGCAGCGGTACTGCGATTGTCAGCAGCGGCTCGGCCAGTGA